A DNA window from Niabella yanshanensis contains the following coding sequences:
- a CDS encoding zinc-binding alcohol dehydrogenase family protein, with protein sequence MKAVGFTTSLPINDTESFIDFETEIPKPTGYELLVKIKATGVNPVDYKIRQNSVKGKTLDMPKIIGWDAAGVVEEVGDQVTLFKKGDEVYYAGDITKTGSNAEFQLVDERIVGKKPVSLTFAAAAAMPLTTLTAWEILFDRMRINEKDKGKSILIIGGAGGVGSIAIQIAKKVAGLTVLATASRPESVEWCQQQGADYVVNHRDLVNEVKSAGFRQVDFILDFVDVNQYWDAFAELIRPQGAIGSISDPTQPVNLRQLKSKSVSFHWELMFTRSMFQTGDITEQHIILNKAAELFDKGTLQSTLTTTLSGLLADNFKTAHRQMESGSTIGKIVIKY encoded by the coding sequence ATGAAAGCCGTAGGATTTACAACCTCTCTCCCCATAAATGATACAGAAAGCTTTATTGACTTTGAAACAGAAATACCCAAGCCTACCGGGTATGAACTGCTGGTAAAAATAAAAGCAACGGGCGTAAACCCTGTTGATTATAAGATAAGGCAGAACAGCGTCAAAGGAAAAACGTTGGATATGCCTAAAATAATCGGCTGGGATGCGGCAGGCGTTGTGGAAGAGGTTGGCGACCAGGTTACTCTTTTCAAAAAAGGAGATGAAGTATATTACGCGGGCGATATCACCAAAACCGGCTCCAATGCAGAGTTTCAGCTGGTAGATGAACGCATTGTTGGTAAAAAACCAGTCAGCCTGACTTTTGCAGCAGCAGCAGCTATGCCACTCACTACGCTGACCGCCTGGGAAATATTATTTGACAGGATGCGCATTAATGAAAAAGATAAAGGCAAATCGATACTGATTATTGGCGGAGCAGGTGGGGTGGGTTCTATTGCTATACAAATAGCGAAAAAAGTGGCTGGGTTGACCGTATTGGCTACCGCATCCAGACCTGAATCAGTTGAATGGTGTCAACAGCAGGGTGCAGATTATGTAGTGAACCATCGCGATTTGGTAAATGAAGTGAAGTCTGCAGGGTTTCGGCAGGTGGATTTCATACTGGATTTTGTTGATGTCAACCAGTATTGGGATGCTTTCGCAGAATTAATTCGCCCTCAGGGCGCTATCGGTTCTATCAGCGACCCAACGCAGCCCGTAAATCTCCGCCAGCTTAAATCAAAAAGTGTGAGCTTTCATTGGGAACTGATGTTTACCCGTTCTATGTTTCAGACCGGGGACATAACCGAGCAGCATATTATTCTTAATAAAGCCGCGGAGCTCTTTGACAAGGGAACCTTGCAGTCTACCTTAACAACCACCCTAAGTGGCCTTTTGGCTGATAATTTTAAGACCGCGCACCGCCAAATGGAAAGCGGCAGCACCATTGGAAAAATTGTAATCAAATACTAA